One Brassica napus cultivar Da-Ae chromosome C4, Da-Ae, whole genome shotgun sequence genomic region harbors:
- the LOC106392777 gene encoding uncharacterized protein LOC106392777: MVHDTPPVYVSNTRQLQDFLSLKKIEQLRLCVEITENKDERAREKSNENDCSEVEASEVQSRDENYSGSCDGCSLEKEQEDNENDCSSNVEGEIHDVVREDEIGKENEEDDEFESRFDMFDDSDGASSEDDNFSSYGESLTEDEDSPTLPPKKRYQNFSTSGSKGNLEVLKLEMSSIELEVRQRYERESPAFYVPMYDSNHTCSCPERSNRSRQATPDILGESYKNFLGDVGPAVCPTSVGIAITKQFGVKMDYWKSHRTLNFAREIDEGTPECGFEILPSYLYMIRRANPSTVTRLQIDELGRFMYVFFAFGASVNGFPFMRKVVVVDGTFLNGNYKGTLLTALAQDGNFQIFPIAFAVVDTENDDSWHWFFTQLKLLIPDDKGLAIISDRHNSIGKAIRNVYPLAARRICTYHLYKKILGRYKGNMYFVW; this comes from the exons ATGGTGCACGACACTCCACCAGTTTACGTGTCCAATACTCGACAATTGCAAGATTTTCTAAGCCTAAAGAAAATCGAACAACTACGTCTATGTGTGGAGATTACGGAGAACAAGGATGAAAGAGCAAGAGAGAAGAGTAATGAGAATGACTGCTCAGAAGTAGAAGCTTCAGAAGTTCAGTCCAGAGACGAAAACTACAGTGGGAGTTGCGATGGTTGCAGTTTGGAGAAGGAACAAGAGGACAATGAGAATGACTGCTCTAGTAATGTGGAAGGAGAAATACACGACGTAGTCAGAGAAGATGAAATAGGcaaagaaaacgaagaagatgatgaatttgaaagcCGATTTGATATGTTCGACGACTCGGACGGTGCTTCATCTGAAGATGATAACTTCAGCTCATACGGTGAGTCTCTTACAGAAGACGAAGATTCACCAACGCTACCTCCCAAGAAGAGATATCAGAACTTCTCAACGAGCGGATCTAAAGGGAATCTGGAGGTTCTAAAGTTGGAGATGTCGTCGATAGAACTTGAAGTAAGGCAACGATACGAGA GGGAATCCCCAGCGTTTTATGTTCCTATGTACGATTCGAATCATACATGTTCTTGCCCAGAGCGTTCTAATCGATCTCGACAAGCAACACCAGATATTTTAGGAGAGTCGTACAAGAACTTTCTCGGCGACGTTGGTCCGGCCGTTTGCCCTACGAGTGTCGGAATAGCTATCACTAAGCAGTTTGGTGTAAAG ATGGATTATTGGAAATCACACCGGACGCTGAACTTTGCAAGGGAAATCGATGAGGGAACACCTGAGTGTGGGTTTGAAATCTTGCCTTCTTACTTATACATGATAAGAAGGGCAAATCCGAGTACAGTTACGCGTCTTCAAATCGATGAGCTTGGAAGATTCATGTATGTGTTTTTTGCGTTTGGTGCGAGCGTAAATGGGTTTCCTTTCATGCGCAAAGTTGTAGTTGTCGATGGTACGTTTCTTAATGGTAACTACAAAGGAACACTACTCACAGCACTAGCTCAGGATGGTAACTTTCAGATTTTTCCAATAGCCTTTGCAGTGGTTGACACTGAAAATGATGATTCGTGGCATTGGTTTTTTACGCAACTAAAACTTTTGATTCCTGACGACAAGGGTCTTGCGATAATCTCGGATAGGCATAATTCGATAGGGAAAGCAATTAGAAATGTGTATCCATTAGCTGCTCGGAGAATATGCACCtaccatttatataagaaaatattgggACGGTACAAAGGAAATATGTATTTTGTATGGTGA
- the LOC125585785 gene encoding uncharacterized protein LOC125585785, which translates to MRSDGPVPRKRVRSGSSSHVSESSHELNSIPPPAAPPQDPSTRYEPGVMPVATLVRQPGRDHLKVLHSQPRGYTTWFNKSHDGITACINAMMYSMLRKGYKTYSVMPLEEKEIWFRNFAQQFNWESGHTETVRLAFHEKVAESYTNQIYEWKQLWLKGKIPKNINTKVWEDLQVHWGKQETKEKSAKNAANRNSDRGGKGVFVHNLGACSMSSLEDQLVEANGGNPVDHVDVMREAYTNKKTCEIQDSLIRDVIDLVQTKKAELLASQPMNSDDDSTAASTNFCRLQINEMVEHTVQKKKGRLVGLARRASSCPSSSQTPYTDPMIMEHLQNKDERIEALETQNATILAELADQKKTNNEIIDKMKRLFRDEFQ; encoded by the exons ATGAG GTCTGACGGTCCCGTACCTCGGAAGCGAGTTCGTTCAGGGAGTAGTTCCCATGTATCGGAATCATCGCATGAGCTAAATTCGATTCCTCCTCCTGCAGCTCCACCTCAGGATCCATCTACTCGATATGAGCCCGGTGTCATGCCAGTTGCGACATTGGTTCGACAACCTGGTCGAGATCATCTCAAGGTGCTCCATTCCCAACCACGAGGATATACTACGTG gttCAACAAGTCACACGACGGCATTACCGCCTGTATTAATGCAATGATGTATTCCATGCTCCGCAAAGGATACAAGACCTACAGTGTGATGCCTTTAGAAGAAAAGGAGATATGGTTCCGTAATTTTGCG CAACAATTCAATTGGGAGTCTGGGCATACCGAAACTGTTCGTCTGGCCTTCCACGAGAAAGTCGCGGAGTCCTATACGAACCAGATCTATGAGTGGAAGCAACTATGGCTCAAGGGCAAGATACCGAAGAATATCAACACCAAAGTTTGGGAGGACTTGCAGGTGCATTGGGGGAAGCAGGAGACTAAGGAAAAGTCCGCCAAAAACGCAGCCAACCGCAACAgtgatcgtggcgggaaaggtgtTTTTGTCCACAACCTCGGGGCTTGCAGTATGTCTTCTTTGGAGGACCAGCTT GTCGAAGCAAATggcggtaatcccgttgatcatGTTGATGTCATGAGGGAAGCATATactaacaagaagacatgcGAAATTCAGGATTCCCTCATCAGAGATGTCATAGATTTGGTGCAAACCAAAAAAGCAGAACTCCTAGCTTCTCAGCCGATGAACTCTGATGACGATTCTACGGCAGCTTCCACCAACTTTTGCCGACTTCAAATCAACGAAATGGTGGAACAT ACGGTTCAAAAGAAGAaaggacgtttggtcggtttggctcGTCGTGCGTCTTCgtgtccttcttcttcacaaactccCTACACAGATCCCATGATCATGGAACACCTGCAGAACAAGGATGAGCGGATTGAAGCGTTAGAGACGCAAAACGCTACAATTCTTGCGGAATTGGCGGATCAGAAGAAGACCAACAACGAGATCATTGACAAGATGAAGCGTTTGTTCCGAGATGAATTCCAatga
- the LOC106392776 gene encoding uncharacterized protein LOC106392776: protein MDAAEVKSRDYPPRLYLEGSSNLEGHLPHVRETIGLDVWEELVNSPIGVVARLAGRESMLNTGPLPTEKFDLDHYKEFWEELKVPLGMGPKLDELKAALEFCPLWSFEKRKWLGLLLLQAMGVYCSHHNSRIPFQSAIRVFDDEAMRSYPWGRTAYEVLIDSIKTLAPEGGSYTISGMKDLLLIWAYESVACFGESFGRVRVRRMVLKDSIEEMFPRWPGEADDPQLGNAKGKGNEKKKKMKGGVSSEAEPPTKKQKKIKTQNEVNTIESEAAAVGKGSSEKEGSKDLELENKTTLTTIVSTLENISRKFDQIDSRFDAYELDRNRPLMDQRTIDDRVKALVEKRLKVLGVGEIPENNDNVSPPSPDKSLSLASPRVQTQQKFVNSPALAATPGKVLGPKKNLAKELDKESGVKRTLAEEFGSVAKATDSDLDFVVVSPSKAIEDDKDAKVPAYGRGCRGRRNVKYEDAAENKKAVQAEAALKRKEKADAKRKEAVLKKQKLAELKN from the exons atggatgcTGCTGAAGTTAAATCACGGGATTACCCTCCAAGACTTTACCTTGAAGGGTCTTCTAACCTagaag GACATTTGCCCCACGTTAGAGAAACAATTGGACTTGATGTGTGGGAAGAACTGGTGAACTCTCCCATTGGAGTAGTTGCTAGGTTAGCTGGACGCGAAAGCAT GTTAAACACAGGCCCATTGCCAACAGAAAAATTTGATCTTGATCACTACAAAGAATTTTGGGAGGAGTTGAAAGTGCCGCTTGGGATGGGACCCAAGTTAGATGAACTGAAGGCAGCATTAGAGTTCTGTCCGCTTTGGAGTTTTGAAAAGCGTAAGTGGTTGGGGCTGCTACTTCTTCAAGCCATGGGAGTCTATTGTTCGCATCACAATTCAAGGATACCCTTTCAAAGTGCAATAAGGGTATTCGACGATGAAGCCATGAGATCGTATCCATGGGGTCGGACTGCATACGAAGTTCTCATTGACTCCATTAAGACATTGGCTCCAGAAGGAGGTTCATACACAATAAGCGGCATGAAGGACTTGTTATTGATTTGGGCGTATGAATCCGTCGCCTGCTTCGGTGAGAGTTTTGGGAGA GTGCGTGTGAGGAGAATGGTTTTGAAGGACTCGATTGAAGAGATGTTTCCTCGTTGGCCGGGTGAAGCTGACGATCCACAACTC GGGAATGCAAAGGGGAAGgggaatgagaagaagaagaaaatgaagggTGGAGTTTCGTCAGAAGCTGAGCCACCCACTAAGAAGCAGAAAAAAATTAAGACACAGAATGAAGTGAACACCATTGAGTCTGAAGCTGCTGCTGTGGGAAAGGGTTCTAGCGAGAAGGAAGGTAGCAAAGATTTGGAGTTGGAGAACAAAACGACTCTGACGACCATTGTGAGTACTCTGGAGAATATTTCCAGAAAATTTGATCAGATTGACTCACGGTTTGACGCTTACGAGTTAGACCGGAACAGACCATTGATGGACCAGAGGACCATTGATGACAGGGTGAAAGCTTTAGTGGAGAAGCGTCTGAAAGTTCTTGGGGTAGGGGAAATTCCCGAAAACAATGATAACGTCTCTCCACCATCACCAGATAAATCTTTATCGTTGGCATCACCGCGGGTTCAAACGCAGCAGAAGTTTGTCAATAGTCCAGCGTTAGCTGCGACTCCTGGTAAGGTGTTGGGACCGAAAAAGAATTTGGCCAAGGAGCTTGATAAGGAATCAGGGGTGAAAAGGACTTTGGCTGAGGAGTTTGGTAGTGTCGCTAAAGCTACTGATAGTGATCTTGATTTCGTTGTGGTTTCTCCTTCAAAGGCTATTGAGGATGATAAGGATGCTAAGGTTCCAGCCTATGGACGCGGCTGCAGGGGCAGGCGTAATGTAAAGTATGAGGATGCCGCTGAAAATAAAAAAGCAGTGCAGGCAGAGGCTGCATtaaagaggaaggagaaggctGACGCAAAGAGAAAAGAGGCTGTGTTAAAGAAGCAAAAACTGGCTGAGTTAAAGAATTAA